A window of the Coriobacteriia bacterium genome harbors these coding sequences:
- a CDS encoding 4Fe-4S binding protein codes for MSRIDEWKCEEFPRGAVIPDSGSSRDYVTGGWRSERPIRDEEKCTQCLLCWIFCPDSAINVEDEKVTTFNLDHCKGCGVCANECPADAIRMANEVACAMGEEE; via the coding sequence ATATCGCGGATCGACGAGTGGAAGTGCGAGGAGTTCCCGCGCGGCGCCGTCATCCCCGACTCCGGCAGCTCGCGCGACTACGTCACCGGCGGGTGGCGCTCAGAGCGCCCCATCCGTGACGAGGAGAAGTGCACCCAGTGCCTGCTGTGCTGGATCTTCTGCCCCGACTCCGCGATCAACGTCGAGGACGAGAAGGTGACGACGTTCAACCTCGACCACTGCAAGGGATGCGGCGTGTGCGCGAACGAGTGCCCGGCCGACGCGATCCGCATGGCGAACGAGGTGGCGTGCGCGATGGGGGAGGAGGAGTAG
- a CDS encoding branched-chain amino acid ABC transporter permease gives MEHLLTLTVAGLTIGMIYALIALGYTMVYGVLEFINFAHGEVFTVGGYIAATFLIWSGVDDGTPLAAKILYFGAALVVSVALTAALGWTIERIAYRPLRGASRIIPLLSAIGVSIILQNLIIVVVGPNPVIMPSSVVPQGFITVAGVRVRVLALVIIGVSMTLMAGLTWLIRSTRIGKAMRATSQDMEAAEMMGIDTNRTIAFTFIVGSALAAVGGFLVAMFYGSLKFNTGFLFGLKAFTAAVLGGIGNIPGAVVGALILGLAENYGVGLRLGGLAWILLAGFALGMYVQLWRAPRRRLAHVAQEKRTSDYERELLGVYRLAPLTAVRRVLGPRTDALLDVSARHALKLTAGNVLLLAAAVVFLINGGVRFSTEWQHVVSFTTLIVVLMFRPSGILGENIQEKV, from the coding sequence TTGGAGCACCTCCTGACGCTCACGGTGGCCGGTCTGACCATCGGAATGATCTATGCGCTCATCGCACTGGGCTATACGATGGTCTACGGCGTACTGGAGTTCATCAACTTCGCCCACGGCGAGGTCTTCACCGTCGGCGGCTACATAGCCGCCACGTTCCTCATCTGGTCGGGGGTGGACGACGGCACGCCGCTCGCGGCGAAGATCCTGTACTTCGGAGCGGCGCTGGTCGTCTCCGTGGCGCTCACCGCCGCGCTCGGCTGGACCATCGAGCGCATCGCGTACCGCCCGCTCCGCGGGGCCTCGCGCATCATCCCGCTGCTCTCGGCGATCGGCGTCTCGATCATCCTGCAGAACCTCATCATCGTCGTCGTCGGACCCAACCCCGTCATCATGCCGTCCTCGGTGGTGCCCCAAGGCTTCATCACCGTCGCCGGCGTGCGCGTCAGGGTGCTCGCGCTCGTGATCATCGGCGTGTCGATGACCCTCATGGCCGGACTGACGTGGCTCATCAGGTCCACGCGCATCGGCAAGGCCATGCGGGCGACCTCACAGGACATGGAGGCGGCCGAGATGATGGGCATCGACACCAACCGCACCATAGCGTTCACGTTCATCGTCGGCTCCGCGCTGGCGGCGGTCGGCGGGTTTCTCGTGGCGATGTTCTACGGCTCGCTGAAGTTCAACACCGGCTTCCTGTTCGGCCTCAAGGCGTTCACGGCCGCCGTGCTGGGCGGCATCGGCAACATCCCCGGCGCGGTGGTGGGCGCCCTCATCCTGGGGCTGGCCGAGAACTACGGAGTGGGGTTGAGGCTCGGCGGCCTCGCGTGGATCCTGCTGGCGGGCTTCGCGCTGGGCATGTACGTGCAGCTGTGGCGCGCCCCCCGCCGCCGGCTGGCCCACGTCGCGCAGGAGAAGCGCACGTCCGACTACGAGCGCGAGCTGCTGGGCGTGTATCGCCTCGCCCCCCTGACCGCCGTGCGGCGTGTGCTGGGGCCGCGCACCGACGCACTGCTCGACGTCTCCGCCCGGCATGCCCTGAAGTTGACCGCCGGCAACGTGCTGCTGCTGGCCGCCGCGGTCGTCTTCCTGATCAACGGAGGCGTGCGCTTCTCCACCGAGTGGCAGCACGTCGTCTCGTTCACCACCCTGATCGTGGTGCTGATGTTCCGCCCGTCGGGCATCCTCGGCGAGAACATCCAGGAGAAGGTGTAG
- a CDS encoding phosphate ABC transporter substrate-binding protein has protein sequence MRSGLQRRAVAVACCFALLALIGGGCSQQEVGAGGEKRERVSVRVSGSGTCRPLVQILADEYQGGDIEFSFLPGLHSGGGIKGVANGDLDLGMVSRELTDEEKKLGLLYTALSSDGLILAVHRDVPIDGLTTEQVKAIYRGDHRDWSELGGPDLAITVLDRNEDESAKIILRKYVIGDLRVTDRAVNLFYEPDMVDGLEKTPGAIGYFSLGYALSRDIPVRRLELDGVEASVASIEDGSYKVIRPLGVVTRVQPSDGIRAFLRWARSDETVEMMSSRGYAPPVGGP, from the coding sequence ATGCGTTCCGGTCTGCAGCGGCGCGCGGTCGCGGTCGCATGCTGCTTCGCGCTCCTCGCGCTCATCGGCGGGGGCTGTTCCCAACAGGAGGTCGGCGCGGGCGGCGAGAAGCGCGAGCGGGTGAGCGTGCGCGTCTCCGGCTCCGGTACGTGCCGCCCGCTCGTCCAGATCCTCGCCGATGAGTACCAGGGCGGCGACATCGAGTTCTCGTTCCTGCCCGGACTCCACTCCGGGGGCGGCATCAAAGGGGTCGCCAACGGCGACCTCGACCTCGGCATGGTCTCCCGCGAGCTCACCGACGAGGAGAAGAAGCTCGGCCTGCTCTACACCGCGCTGTCCAGCGACGGACTCATCCTCGCGGTACACCGGGACGTTCCGATCGACGGCCTGACCACCGAGCAGGTCAAGGCGATATACCGCGGCGATCACAGGGACTGGTCCGAGCTCGGCGGCCCGGACCTCGCGATCACCGTGCTCGACCGCAACGAGGACGAGTCGGCCAAGATCATCCTTCGCAAGTACGTCATCGGCGACCTGAGGGTGACCGACAGGGCCGTGAACCTGTTCTACGAGCCCGACATGGTGGACGGTCTCGAGAAGACCCCCGGGGCGATAGGCTACTTCTCGCTCGGGTACGCCCTCTCGCGCGACATCCCCGTGCGCCGCCTCGAGCTCGACGGGGTGGAGGCCTCCGTGGCGAGCATCGAGGACGGAAGCTACAAGGTGATCAGGCCTCTGGGTGTGGTGACCAGAGTGCAGCCCTCCGACGGGATACGCGCGTTCCTGCGATGGGCGCGCAGCGACGAGACCGTCGAGATGATGAGCTCGAGGGGTTACGCGCCTCCGGTGGGGGGACCGTAA
- the porA gene encoding pyruvate ferredoxin oxidoreductase — translation MAEQKTLATTGNVMVAEAMRQCAPDVMAAYPITPQTTIVEEFARFVAQGRVHTEYVTVESEHSAMSACVGASAAGARVMTATSSQGLALMWEVLHIASGMRLPIVMANANRALSAPINIHCDHSDVMGSRDTGWVMLFAETAQEAYDNTIMAVRIAEHPDVLLPVMSCLDGFITTHSIDRARMLDDESVKAFVGEYEPAEHTLLDYEHPVTHGSFAGLGGPFFEFKKAQREAMERSREVIRDVGEEFERLSGRPFGKLEAWGMDDADVAVVVIGSTAGNARHVARELRGTGVKAGVVKVRCFRPFPYAELAAMLKGMKAVAVLDRAESFGAEGGPLFLEVRSALYDLDRRVPVVDYIYGLGGADVRLELIREVYDDLAGMAAGATGPEGLVYLGAR, via the coding sequence ATGGCCGAGCAGAAGACGCTGGCGACCACGGGCAACGTGATGGTGGCCGAGGCGATGCGGCAGTGCGCTCCGGACGTCATGGCGGCCTATCCGATCACCCCCCAGACGACGATCGTCGAGGAGTTCGCCCGGTTCGTGGCGCAGGGCCGCGTGCACACGGAGTACGTGACCGTCGAGTCCGAGCACTCCGCGATGAGCGCCTGCGTCGGCGCGTCGGCCGCCGGGGCACGGGTCATGACGGCGACCTCCTCGCAGGGCCTCGCGCTGATGTGGGAGGTGCTGCACATAGCTTCCGGGATGCGGCTGCCGATCGTCATGGCGAATGCCAACCGCGCGCTCTCGGCGCCGATCAACATCCACTGCGACCACAGCGACGTCATGGGGAGCCGCGACACGGGCTGGGTGATGCTCTTCGCCGAGACGGCGCAGGAGGCCTACGACAACACGATCATGGCCGTCCGGATCGCCGAGCACCCCGACGTGCTCCTGCCGGTGATGTCCTGCCTCGACGGCTTCATCACCACCCACTCGATCGACCGTGCGCGGATGCTCGACGACGAGAGCGTGAAGGCGTTCGTCGGTGAGTACGAGCCCGCCGAGCACACGCTGCTCGACTACGAGCACCCGGTCACGCACGGCTCGTTCGCGGGACTCGGCGGGCCGTTCTTCGAGTTCAAGAAGGCCCAGCGCGAGGCGATGGAGCGGTCCCGCGAGGTCATCCGTGACGTCGGTGAGGAGTTCGAGAGGCTGTCGGGGAGGCCGTTCGGCAAGCTGGAGGCGTGGGGCATGGACGACGCCGACGTCGCCGTGGTGGTCATCGGGTCGACCGCCGGCAACGCGCGGCACGTAGCGCGCGAGCTGCGCGGGACCGGCGTCAAGGCCGGCGTGGTGAAGGTACGCTGCTTCAGGCCGTTCCCGTACGCGGAGCTGGCCGCGATGCTGAAGGGCATGAAGGCGGTCGCCGTGCTCGACCGGGCCGAGAGCTTCGGCGCTGAGGGAGGACCTCTGTTCCTGGAGGTTCGCAGCGCGCTGTACGACCTGGACCGTCGCGTGCCCGTCGTCGACTACATCTACGGTCTCGGCGGCGCCGACGTGCGCCTCGAGCTCATCCGCGAGGTCTACGACGACCTCGCCGGGATGGCGGCCGGGGCCACGGGGCCCGAGGGTCTCGTCTACCTCGGCGCCCGATAG
- the recR gene encoding recombination protein RecR produces the protein MRLYSPAVARLLEELERLPGVGPKSAQRLAFHILKADEEAARRLSEAIAEVKRTVRFCARCFNLAEDELCEICADPERDRSVVCVVEEPRDVVAVERTGEFRGLYHVLQGAISPIEGIGPEQLRVRELVERLGGGTVEEVVVATNPNVEGETTALYVARLVKPLGVRVTRIASGLPVGGDLEYADELTLGRAIEARREM, from the coding sequence ATGAGGCTCTACTCTCCCGCGGTCGCCCGCCTGCTCGAGGAGCTGGAGCGGCTCCCCGGCGTCGGCCCCAAGTCGGCGCAGCGCCTCGCCTTCCACATCCTCAAGGCCGACGAGGAGGCCGCCAGGCGGCTCTCGGAGGCGATCGCGGAGGTGAAGCGCACCGTCCGCTTCTGCGCCCGCTGCTTCAACCTCGCAGAGGACGAGTTGTGCGAGATCTGCGCCGACCCGGAGCGCGACCGCTCCGTCGTGTGCGTGGTCGAGGAGCCGCGCGACGTCGTGGCCGTCGAGCGCACCGGGGAGTTCCGGGGTCTGTACCACGTTCTGCAGGGCGCGATCTCGCCCATCGAGGGCATCGGCCCCGAGCAGCTCCGGGTGCGGGAGCTCGTGGAGCGACTGGGCGGGGGGACCGTCGAGGAGGTCGTGGTCGCGACCAACCCCAACGTCGAGGGCGAGACGACGGCGCTGTACGTGGCCCGCCTGGTCAAACCCCTCGGGGTCCGCGTGACGCGGATCGCCTCCGGGCTGCCCGTGGGCGGGGACCTCGAGTACGCCGACGAACTAACCCTCGGCCGTGCGATCGAGGCGCGCCGGGAGATGTAG
- a CDS encoding YbhB/YbcL family Raf kinase inhibitor-like protein, translating into MQVTSEALEDGARMPGRFATERGGGRNVSPPLAWSDAPEGTRSFVVTVIDRHPAANDWIHWAVVDVPPDVTSLPEGSSGSVPGGRELVNTFGTRGWGGPQPPPGRGPHRYEVSVRALSVPELDVPERPSAEDLEGEMEGVVLASGALTVAYER; encoded by the coding sequence ATGCAGGTGACTTCCGAGGCGCTCGAGGACGGAGCGCGCATGCCGGGGCGGTTCGCGACCGAGCGAGGGGGCGGACGGAACGTCTCGCCGCCGCTCGCCTGGAGCGACGCGCCCGAGGGCACGCGCTCCTTCGTGGTGACGGTGATAGACCGGCATCCCGCCGCCAATGACTGGATCCACTGGGCCGTCGTCGACGTGCCTCCGGACGTGACGTCGCTGCCCGAGGGCTCCTCCGGCTCCGTGCCCGGGGGCCGCGAGCTCGTCAACACGTTCGGGACGCGCGGGTGGGGCGGCCCGCAGCCCCCTCCGGGGCGGGGGCCTCACCGCTACGAGGTCTCGGTCCGGGCGCTGTCCGTGCCCGAGCTCGACGTGCCGGAGCGCCCGAGCGCGGAGGACCTGGAGGGCGAGATGGAGGGCGTGGTGCTGGCCTCGGGCGCCCTGACCGTGGCGTACGAGCGGTAA
- a CDS encoding pyruvate ferredoxin oxidoreductase (catalyzes the formation of acetyl-CoA from pyruvate and coenzyme A) yields the protein MANLKELTHREDLLEGGHRLCAGCGASVAVRQVMLGVGGVPVVAGCATGCLEVSTTIYPYSSWKTPFIHNAFENSAATVSGVESAFKALKRAGKIPADKKMKFVAFGGDGGTYDIGLQSLSGAMERGHDMVYVCYDNGAYMNTGIQRSSATPMGAWATTAEVGKAQAGKVQPRKDLTSIMAAHNIPYVAQASVSHWKDLTAKAEKAFAVEGPAFLNVFAPCPRGWRIAYNKTIEIAKLAVQTGFWPLFEVEDGVWRQTVKVHSRKPVEEFLKPQGRFKHLFKPENAEVLAAVQAEVDRQWDYVVGRVERS from the coding sequence ATGGCGAATCTCAAAGAGCTCACGCACCGCGAGGACCTCCTCGAGGGCGGCCACCGCCTGTGCGCCGGGTGCGGTGCCTCGGTAGCGGTACGCCAGGTGATGCTGGGCGTAGGCGGCGTGCCCGTCGTGGCGGGCTGTGCCACGGGTTGCCTCGAGGTGTCGACGACCATCTATCCCTACTCCTCGTGGAAGACACCCTTCATCCACAACGCCTTCGAGAACTCCGCGGCGACCGTCTCCGGCGTCGAGTCCGCTTTCAAGGCGCTGAAGCGCGCCGGCAAGATCCCTGCCGACAAGAAGATGAAGTTCGTCGCCTTCGGCGGTGACGGCGGGACGTACGACATCGGGTTGCAGTCGCTCTCCGGGGCGATGGAGCGCGGGCACGACATGGTGTACGTGTGTTACGACAACGGTGCGTACATGAACACCGGCATCCAGAGGTCCTCGGCCACGCCGATGGGCGCGTGGGCGACCACCGCCGAGGTCGGGAAGGCGCAGGCCGGCAAGGTCCAGCCCCGCAAGGACCTGACTTCGATCATGGCGGCGCACAACATCCCCTACGTCGCGCAGGCTTCCGTCAGTCACTGGAAGGACCTCACCGCCAAGGCCGAGAAGGCGTTCGCGGTCGAGGGCCCGGCGTTCCTGAACGTCTTCGCGCCGTGCCCGCGCGGCTGGCGCATCGCCTACAACAAGACGATCGAGATCGCCAAGCTCGCCGTGCAGACGGGGTTCTGGCCGCTGTTCGAGGTCGAGGACGGTGTCTGGCGTCAGACCGTCAAGGTCCACAGCCGCAAACCGGTCGAGGAGTTCCTCAAGCCGCAAGGCCGGTTCAAGCATCTCTTCAAGCCCGAGAACGCCGAGGTGCTCGCCGCAGTGCAGGCCGAGGTCGACCGGCAATGGGACTACGTCGTCGGTCGCGTCGAGCGAAGCTGA
- a CDS encoding branched-chain amino acid ABC transporter substrate-binding protein has protein sequence MKKHARLLALLLAVVLTLSMGLVGGCQRSAEGEGGGEARTETIKIGVHTSLTGGLADYGFAAQEGLKLARDKYTGFKVGDTTYEIELVIKDDKGEPAESSVVAQAMVDEKVVGVIGALTSGNTNAALPIYQEAGIPMISGSATLATLTDGSFPNFFRTCIGDSIQGKVLGDWAAEQGFKKVVIVDDKGDYAVGLGDNVEDALKAKSVEVVREHTQEGDTDFSAQVSNIKAAAPDAVIFTGYHREAGLLRKQLVDAGVETAYMGGDGVKSDEIVGEAGGAANVEGMLATIGGIAQEDMADWEQFKADYTEATGKEPGPYAETNYDALGALVAAITKAGSTDGDAVIEALREIEHTGITGTFGFDENGEFVAKGASARLVTITKWKLADGKWVAAE, from the coding sequence ATGAAGAAGCACGCACGGCTGCTCGCTTTGCTGCTCGCGGTCGTCCTCACCTTGAGCATGGGCTTGGTGGGCGGTTGCCAGCGCAGCGCCGAGGGCGAAGGCGGCGGCGAGGCCAGGACCGAGACCATCAAGATCGGTGTCCATACCTCCTTGACGGGGGGTCTGGCGGACTACGGGTTCGCCGCGCAGGAGGGGCTGAAGCTCGCGCGCGACAAGTACACCGGCTTCAAGGTCGGCGACACGACGTACGAGATCGAGCTCGTCATCAAGGATGACAAGGGCGAGCCGGCAGAGTCCTCCGTCGTGGCCCAGGCGATGGTCGACGAGAAGGTCGTCGGCGTCATCGGTGCTCTCACCTCCGGTAACACGAATGCGGCGCTCCCGATCTACCAGGAGGCCGGCATCCCCATGATCTCCGGTTCGGCGACGCTCGCCACGCTGACCGACGGCTCGTTCCCGAACTTCTTCCGCACCTGCATCGGTGACAGCATCCAGGGCAAGGTCCTCGGCGATTGGGCGGCCGAGCAGGGCTTCAAGAAGGTCGTGATCGTCGATGACAAGGGCGACTACGCGGTGGGCCTCGGCGACAACGTCGAGGATGCCCTGAAGGCCAAGAGTGTCGAGGTGGTCCGGGAGCACACCCAGGAGGGCGACACCGACTTCTCCGCGCAGGTCTCCAACATCAAGGCCGCCGCGCCTGACGCCGTGATCTTCACCGGCTACCACCGCGAGGCCGGCCTGCTCCGCAAGCAGCTCGTCGACGCCGGCGTCGAGACCGCGTACATGGGCGGCGACGGCGTGAAGTCCGACGAGATCGTGGGCGAGGCCGGAGGCGCAGCCAACGTCGAGGGCATGCTCGCGACGATCGGCGGCATCGCGCAGGAGGACATGGCGGACTGGGAGCAGTTCAAGGCCGACTACACCGAGGCCACGGGCAAGGAGCCCGGCCCCTACGCCGAGACGAACTACGACGCGCTGGGTGCGCTGGTGGCCGCGATCACCAAGGCCGGATCGACGGACGGCGACGCCGTCATCGAAGCCCTGCGCGAGATCGAGCACACCGGGATCACGGGGACCTTCGGGTTCGACGAGAACGGCGAGTTCGTCGCGAAGGGTGCTTCCGCCCGGCTGGTCACCATCACCAAGTGGAAGCTCGCCGACGGCAAGTGGGTGGCCGCCGAGTAG
- the dnaX gene encoding DNA polymerase III subunit gamma/tau yields MTHVSLYRKYRPQTFEDVVGQAHVTRTLRNAVREGTVAHAYLFTGPRGTGKTTTARILAKALLCERGPTPEPDDTCRNCRDVAEGRHPDVHELDAASRTQVENVREEIIGRVAYAPTRGAWKVYIIDEVHMLSMHSFNALLKTIEEPPSKTVFVLCTTHPNKVPETIHSRCQRFDFHRIGVDDIAGRLAYVAEREGIDAEEGALPLMARHAAGSMRDALGSLEQLASFTGGHVTLADVESLLGEVDVALLFEMSALIAERDVAGAFGLVARLAEGGTDLVEYARELSGHFRDLYVAAVVGDPSGVVDVTAEEMAGLMTRARAFGPDRLARCLDLLGQLAAELRSTSDARLALEVALTRMARPEGDLTLESLAERVAVLEAGGQAAPAAGPCRSPAGPTAERGADAPAEPVPARDTGSAAPEAAGGRPDAAGPPDRAAVKRAWPSVLGEMRRARRSRATLFANTEADLDADGETLVVEFPADNDFNMRMAGEPDTHKLLKAALASVLGTAPPFRYQLGRGPVRPAEPAPAARTATSATAGRDEGAAAGRDEGPDVPQAGPEGARGGDLERQVIDDLGAEVVGEHPLEGSEEA; encoded by the coding sequence ATGACTCACGTCTCGCTCTACAGGAAGTACCGCCCGCAGACCTTCGAGGACGTCGTCGGGCAGGCTCACGTCACCCGCACGCTGCGCAACGCCGTGCGCGAGGGCACGGTGGCCCACGCGTACCTCTTCACGGGCCCGCGCGGCACGGGCAAGACCACTACGGCGCGGATCCTGGCCAAGGCGCTGCTCTGCGAGCGCGGTCCCACCCCCGAGCCCGACGACACGTGCCGGAACTGCCGGGACGTCGCAGAGGGCCGGCATCCCGACGTCCACGAGCTGGACGCGGCGAGCCGCACCCAGGTCGAGAACGTGCGCGAGGAGATCATCGGACGCGTCGCGTACGCGCCGACGCGCGGGGCGTGGAAGGTCTACATCATCGACGAGGTGCACATGCTCTCCATGCACTCGTTCAACGCGCTGCTGAAGACGATCGAGGAACCCCCCTCCAAGACCGTGTTCGTGCTGTGCACCACGCATCCGAACAAGGTGCCCGAGACGATCCACTCGCGCTGCCAGCGCTTCGACTTCCACCGCATCGGGGTCGACGACATCGCGGGCCGGCTCGCCTACGTCGCCGAGCGTGAGGGCATCGACGCCGAGGAGGGAGCGCTGCCCCTGATGGCCCGGCACGCCGCCGGCAGCATGCGGGACGCGCTGGGGTCGCTCGAGCAGCTGGCTTCGTTCACCGGGGGACACGTCACGCTCGCCGACGTCGAGAGCCTGCTCGGAGAGGTCGACGTCGCGTTGCTCTTCGAGATGTCCGCCCTGATTGCGGAGCGCGACGTCGCCGGCGCGTTCGGGCTGGTCGCCAGGCTCGCCGAGGGCGGGACGGACCTGGTCGAGTATGCCCGCGAGCTCAGCGGGCACTTCCGCGACCTGTACGTGGCGGCGGTCGTGGGCGATCCATCGGGCGTGGTCGACGTGACCGCCGAGGAGATGGCGGGACTGATGACGCGGGCCCGCGCGTTCGGTCCCGACCGGCTGGCCCGCTGCCTCGACCTGCTCGGCCAGCTCGCGGCCGAGCTTAGATCCACCTCGGACGCCCGCCTCGCGCTCGAGGTCGCCCTCACGCGCATGGCGCGCCCGGAGGGCGACCTGACGCTCGAGTCGCTCGCGGAGCGGGTGGCGGTGCTGGAGGCGGGCGGGCAGGCCGCGCCCGCAGCCGGGCCGTGCCGGTCGCCGGCCGGTCCTACCGCCGAGCGGGGTGCCGACGCGCCGGCGGAGCCGGTGCCGGCCCGGGACACGGGGTCCGCGGCGCCGGAGGCAGCGGGCGGACGGCCGGACGCCGCCGGGCCGCCGGACCGGGCGGCGGTCAAGCGCGCGTGGCCGTCGGTCCTCGGCGAGATGCGGCGCGCCAGGCGTTCGCGTGCGACGCTGTTCGCGAACACGGAGGCCGACCTGGACGCCGACGGCGAGACGCTGGTGGTCGAGTTCCCCGCCGACAACGACTTCAACATGCGCATGGCCGGCGAGCCCGACACGCACAAGCTGCTGAAGGCCGCTCTCGCGTCCGTGCTGGGGACGGCGCCGCCCTTCCGGTACCAGCTCGGCCGAGGTCCCGTACGGCCGGCCGAGCCGGCGCCCGCAGCGCGGACGGCCACGAGCGCGACGGCTGGGCGGGACGAGGGCGCGGCGGCGGGGCGGGACGAGGGACCGGACGTGCCGCAGGCGGGGCCCGAGGGGGCGCGCGGCGGCGACCTGGAGAGACAGGTCATCGACGACCTGGGGGCCGAGGTCGTCGGCGAGCACCCCCTGGAGGGGAGCGAGGAGGCGTAG
- a CDS encoding 2-oxoacid:acceptor oxidoreductase family protein produces MQQLTEIRWHARAGQGAVTAAKLVAETALEQDLFMQAMPEYGPERMGAPIKAFTRISGEPIDIHCNIEHPDVVIVLDETLLNIVDVTEGMPDDGVVIVNTCKAPDAVRDELGVPDTARVASVDASGISLATLKRDIPNTPMVGALAKVTGLFDLAQVNDHLAKAFGKKFSREVIDANIASVTRAYEEVTVA; encoded by the coding sequence ATGCAGCAGCTGACGGAGATCCGTTGGCATGCGCGCGCCGGCCAGGGCGCGGTCACGGCCGCGAAGCTCGTGGCGGAGACCGCGCTCGAGCAGGACCTGTTCATGCAGGCGATGCCGGAGTACGGGCCGGAGCGCATGGGCGCCCCCATCAAGGCGTTCACCCGGATCAGCGGAGAACCGATCGACATCCACTGCAACATCGAGCATCCCGACGTGGTGATCGTGCTCGACGAGACGTTGCTCAACATCGTCGACGTCACCGAGGGGATGCCGGACGACGGCGTCGTGATCGTGAACACGTGCAAGGCCCCGGACGCGGTGCGCGACGAGCTCGGCGTGCCGGACACCGCGAGGGTCGCCTCAGTGGACGCCTCCGGCATCTCGCTCGCTACGCTCAAGCGCGACATACCCAACACCCCGATGGTGGGTGCGCTTGCGAAGGTCACGGGGCTGTTCGACCTGGCCCAGGTCAACGACCACCTCGCGAAGGCCTTCGGCAAGAAGTTCTCACGGGAGGTGATCGACGCGAACATCGCGTCGGTCACCCGTGCCTACGAGGAGGTGACCGTGGCGTGA
- a CDS encoding DUF72 domain-containing protein yields the protein MGELLIGTSGFVYPHWKGVFYPEGLSEARWLPYYAERFRTVELNVTYYNLPERETFGKWRRSVPEGFAFVVKGSRYITHMKRLKDARAPVRELMSRASALGETLSCVLWQLPARSRANLERLQSFCDVLSAEADGVRHAFEFRHESWFNDEVLQTLRRHGHALVVAHSTRWPGSREVTAGFTYLRFHGGAIEADSAYAEEELREWAAVARDRLGEGLDVYAFFNNDAHGYAVRDAKRFRVLAGTRD from the coding sequence ATGGGTGAGCTGCTCATCGGCACGAGCGGGTTCGTCTACCCGCACTGGAAGGGGGTCTTCTACCCCGAGGGATTGAGCGAGGCGCGGTGGCTCCCGTACTACGCGGAGCGCTTCCGGACGGTGGAGCTCAACGTGACCTACTACAACCTGCCCGAGCGGGAGACGTTCGGGAAGTGGCGGCGAAGCGTGCCCGAGGGGTTCGCCTTCGTGGTGAAAGGGAGCAGGTACATAACCCACATGAAGCGCCTGAAGGACGCGCGGGCCCCCGTCCGCGAGCTGATGTCGCGTGCCTCGGCTCTCGGAGAGACGCTCTCGTGCGTGCTATGGCAGTTGCCGGCCCGGTCCCGGGCGAACCTGGAGCGGCTCCAGAGCTTCTGCGACGTGCTCTCGGCCGAGGCGGACGGCGTCCGCCACGCTTTCGAGTTCCGGCACGAGAGCTGGTTCAACGACGAGGTCCTTCAGACGTTGCGCCGCCACGGGCACGCCTTGGTCGTGGCCCACTCGACACGCTGGCCGGGCAGCCGGGAGGTCACCGCGGGATTCACGTACCTGCGCTTCCACGGCGGGGCGATCGAAGCGGATTCCGCCTACGCGGAGGAGGAGCTGCGCGAATGGGCCGCCGTGGCGCGGGACCGCCTCGGCGAGGGGCTCGACGTCTACGCGTTCTTCAACAACGACGCGCACGGCTACGCCGTCCGCGACGCGAAGCGGTTCAGGGTCCTGGCCGGCACACGAGACTGA
- a CDS encoding YbaB/EbfC family nucleoid-associated protein, with protein MGNLMKQAQKMQADMARVQDELKEERVEASVGGGAVKVVMSGDMRVVSVTIDPSAVDPDDIAMLQDLAAAAFNEALRMAQELASQKMSAVTGGLGGALPGMM; from the coding sequence ATGGGCAACCTGATGAAGCAGGCGCAGAAGATGCAGGCCGACATGGCCCGCGTGCAGGATGAACTGAAGGAGGAGCGCGTCGAGGCGTCGGTGGGCGGCGGCGCGGTCAAGGTCGTGATGAGCGGCGACATGCGGGTCGTCTCGGTCACGATCGACCCTTCGGCGGTCGATCCCGACGACATCGCGATGCTGCAGGACCTCGCCGCCGCCGCCTTCAACGAAGCGCTGCGGATGGCCCAGGAGCTGGCGTCGCAGAAGATGTCCGCCGTCACCGGCGGGCTGGGCGGCGCGCTGCCCGGGATGATGTAG